DNA sequence from the Drosophila sechellia strain sech25 chromosome 3L, ASM438219v1, whole genome shotgun sequence genome:
TGTTGCGCTATGCCAGGGATCAGGAGCGGAGTCTCTTGCTGAGCATCCTGCCTGCCCAGATCGCCGATCGGCTGCAGGAGGATGTGAAGAACCGCATCGAGCGGTccaagcagcagcaccagcagcaatcGCAGGTGGATCTGCGCAGGAGTGCCGATAGCCAGACCCTCAAGAGGTGGCGACAACCGGACCATGGGTGAGTTGGAAGACCCcagtttaaatatattacaataatccTGGCGTTCTCCAGCACCCTCTTCATTGAGCCCCACGATGATGTCACCGTCCTCTACGCGGATGTGGTCAACTACACCCACTTGACCACCACCCTGGATGTGAAGAAGCTAGTGGAGGCTCTGCACGATCTCTTCGTGCGTTTCGACATCGCCAGCGAGGAGTACAACGTGCTGAGGATCAAATTCCTGGGCGACTGCTACTACTGCGTGGCTGGGCTGGCCAATCCCAATCCGGATCACGCCAAGTGCTGCGTGGATCTGGGACTGCGGATGATCAAGGACATCCGAGATGTCAGGTGGGCACAGCTTCATGCTAAGCGTTGTTAAAATATGTATGTCATTAGCCGTGTTGTGATTAGTCAGCACTGATAACTGATAGCTGTGATTACTGATAACGATTAGGAGGGAACTGTTCAATCGAATCTATCATAATGGAATTAAAGGAATTTGAGCTGTTAAGTATTCTGCATATATTTCGTTTACCCTCAACTAGCGAAACGGTATTTCCTTCTTCcttttttccaaatttaaCCATTTGAACTGGAATTGCGTGCTGCACTGAACGTGATGTCATAATTGACCCACGTACTTTACCTGATAAGGCATACAAATTCAAATGGAAACCTAGTACCCAAAAGCAGCCCTATTAAATTGAGCAATAAAAGTCGTTTCTTTGCTTGCTAATAGTTATTTATTATGTGTTTTTGTATGTATATCCATGCTATCTTTATTTTACTTTCCCCTTAGGGAGAAGCGCCATCTGAATATCGACATGCGAATCGGCGTCCACTCGGGAGATGTCCTCTCCGGCGTAATTGGAGCCGCCAAGTGGCAGTTTGACATATGGTCAAAGGACGTGGATATCGCCAATCGACTGGAGGCCACTGGAGCCACAGGACGAGTTCATGTGAGCCAGAAGACACTGTCCCTGCTGGATGGCGAGTACTTCTTCGAGGACGGCACCGAGAAGGCTCGAGAGGATCCGGTGCTGCAGAAGCACGGCATTCGCACCTACCTGATCAAGTCACTGCGCGTGAGTATTCCCCGAACGGCCCTGCGTTCCTCGCCAGCACCATTATCTCGAACCGAAAGTTGTAGGCCCCCATGCATGACCCGCGTCGCAGGATGAGGGAGCGGCAGGTGAAGAAGCTGAGCGAGGCCAGCAAGGCCAACTTCATGCACAACTCCACGCTGCACCAGTACAACCAGGTGCGCAACCAGGCCAAGCTGGAGATGTGTCGCGAGCTGGACAAGATGCCCATCGGCAGGATACAGTGAGTAGTCCCAGTGAGCTAGCCCTGAAATGTAATGCAATGCTAAAGGGCGTCCTTTTTCCAGGCTCACCAAAGTCTTCCGGCGGAGCACTAGGCTCACCCAGGACGAAATCGAAGAGGAGACCTTTCGACGCAACATCAGCTCTTGCTGTCTGTTCTTCCGCATCCGCAACTGGGAGTTCCAGTACATGAAGGAGCCGGATGTGATGCTCAAGTACAGCATTGCTTTGGCTTGGGTCATCTACATGGGTCTGCTGACCATCCAGCTGCTGAGCAAGGAGTAAGTGATGgctgtccttagtcaactagTTATTTACCTTCGATGTCCACTTCAGTGCTCGCTATCACTACTGGTACATAGATGGCACCACGATTATCCTGCTCACCATGCTGCTGATCGTGTCCTGGTACAAGAAGCTCTGGATCATGTACATGTCCGATGCGGATGTGTCCTCGCCGAACGGCCGGCTCAGTGGCTTCTTCTTCCGCATGTCGGATGAGATGCAGCGCAACGTGGTCATCCGGGTGGTGATGTACTTCCTGATCATCTTCTCCTACTGCGCGGTGGCCATCATGCAAGTGGTGGGATGCAGCAGCGACGAGGACTACGCGGATCTGGAGCCGAGCTACGACGAGCGGGTGCAGTGCTTTCATCCTTGGGTGGGAGAGCCCCGAGATTCTGTGATTAAAAGTTTAATTACACAAACTACCTTCTCTGCAGATACTCACCAACTGCATGACCCTGGTAATTGGCATGTCCTTTCTCTTCACGAGGATACCCTTCATCATCAAGTCCTGCTTCTCCGCTTTGATAATGATAGGCTACGCGGTGCTGGTGGTGTCCGAGTTTAACTTCATCTACGCCAACAGCCCATCCACCAATGTCAACTTCAACGCCAAGTACTCGCACATCCTGCTGATGATCATAACGTTCGGCATTTTCCACCTGATGGAGCGGCAGACGGAGTTCATTGCCAAAGTGGATTACAAGTAACTAAGTGAACTTACCTCTTACGAGAATCGCTACtcacacacaattaatttggcaGCTGGAAACGGCAGCTAATTAAGAAACAGGAGGACGCCCTCATCACCAATGACACCATCAAAGTGCTCCTCACCAATATTCTGCCCACACATGTTGGTAAGTTCGCCAAATGGCCAGCTGGTGTCCACCCACACTAACTCCAGACTAATCCGCCCATCCAGCCGACTTCTATCTGTCAAACCAACTGCAGAACGAGCTCTACTACGAGGAGTACGACAATGTGGCCGTGATGTTCGCCTCGATCAAAAACTTCGACACCGACAAGATCGGACTGCGGGTGCTCAATGAGATTATCTGCGACTTTGACGATGTGGTGAGTAGTCTGGCATCATTTTCCGTGAATCCCCCCTAGAAATAGTACCTAAGTTTAGGCACTTCGTAACGCAGCATAGCAATCTTATCGAATCGTAATGGAACGAAGTGCGTCTTCAATTAGATAGCAGTGACATTCTTTGGAGATAGACTCCACTCTTGTCTATTGAAGGGAAGCCTTCACCATATTCATAACTAAATAGAAAGGAAAATGTAagagttttaaataaatctaaTTCAAGTATCCGCTTGTCCACTTCCAGTTGAACAAGTACTCG
Encoded proteins:
- the LOC6610457 gene encoding adenylyl cyclase X E isoform X1, with the translated sequence MDSYFDSAIEYNRSNPISLARTSSQAQTVQNEKNWEWSYLVRKCRNLELEDSYDFYMRRLRVGYLSLFIFIHVAVTVIHTLLLLTTPEIKYVYVDMVAYMCSGLVIWVVLGVNFRSELVSKHGWVVYATSWLAVCVMVLMDIGLNVYHATSHNDILNPIYDAYTLYAIYMFMPVPYLLQPFVLGSAVTFCYIINYSFVITAKDDNQMHSILNEAIYLSCVNLLGIFFRLMRDIALRTTFLDRRQYVEENLLLRYARDQERSLLLSILPAQIADRLQEDVKNRIERSKQQHQQQSQVDLRRSADSQTLKRWRQPDHGTLFIEPHDDVTVLYADVVNYTHLTTTLDVKKLVEALHDLFVRFDIASEEYNVLRIKFLGDCYYCVAGLANPNPDHAKCCVDLGLRMIKDIRDVREKRHLNIDMRIGVHSGDVLSGVIGAAKWQFDIWSKDVDIANRLEATGATGRVHVSQKTLSLLDGEYFFEDGTEKAREDPVLQKHGIRTYLIKSLRAPMHDPRRRMRERQVKKLSEASKANFMHNSTLHQYNQVRNQAKLEMCRELDKMPIGRIQLTKVFRRSTRLTQDEIEEETFRRNISSCCLFFRIRNWEFQYMKEPDVMLKYSIALAWVIYMGLLTIQLLSKDARYHYWYIDGTTIILLTMLLIVSWYKKLWIMYMSDADVSSPNGRLSGFFFRMSDEMQRNVVIRVVMYFLIIFSYCAVAIMQVVGCSSDEDYADLEPSYDERVQCFHPWILTNCMTLVIGMSFLFTRIPFIIKSCFSALIMIGYAVLVVSEFNFIYANSPSTNVNFNAKYSHILLMIITFGIFHLMERQTEFIAKVDYNWKRQLIKKQEDALITNDTIKVLLTNILPTHVADFYLSNQLQNELYYEEYDNVAVMFASIKNFDTDKIGLRVLNEIICDFDDVLNKYSQSLRVEKIKVANWTYMAACGLDVSRSEQVNAPQMKFRNVSLMPNGRRSRYDGGRSSNADGVQRVPYGNGSNIALDLDLERGQYEGNVITSGPRISSTHNGSSSNEVVRVMAEFALDLMRTMRRFNTENMQTEYEGSADYGMLRIGISHGRAMAGVVGISKPHYDIWGNPVNMASRMDSTGVPGQIQVTENTALKLREFNIQCNYRGMTFVKGRGNIPTYIIGTDRDYQFLPHRPPAATKED
- the LOC6610457 gene encoding adenylyl cyclase X E isoform X2 → MDSYFDSAIEYNRSNPISLARTSSQAQTVQNEKNWEWSYLVRKCRNLELEDSYDFYMRRLRVGYLSLFIFIHVAVTVIHTLLLLTTPEIKYVYVDMVAYMCSGLVIWVVLGVNFRSELVSKHGWVVYATSWLAVCVMVLMDIGLNVYHATSHNDILNPIYDAYTLYAIYMFMPVPYLLQPFVLGSAVTFCYIINYSFVITAKDDNQMHSILNEAIYLSCVNLLGIFFRLMRDIALRTTFLDRRQYVEENLLLRYARDQERSLLLSILPAQIADRLQEDVKNRIERSKQQHQQQSQVDLRRSADSQTLKRWRQPDHGTLFIEPHDDVTVLYADVVNYTHLTTTLDVKKLVEALHDLFVRFDIASEEYNVLRIKFLGDCYYCVAGLANPNPDHAKCCVDLGLRMIKDIRDVREKRHLNIDMRIGVHSGDVLSGVIGAAKWQFDIWSKDVDIANRLEATGATGRVHVSQKTLSLLDGEYFFEDGTEKAREDPVLQKHGIRTYLIKSLRL